From Medicago truncatula cultivar Jemalong A17 chromosome 7, MtrunA17r5.0-ANR, whole genome shotgun sequence, a single genomic window includes:
- the LOC11406309 gene encoding protein NRT1/ PTR FAMILY 2.8: protein MMHESHSPQRQDALTLEGFSSSTRKKKGGWKSVKYILGNETFEKLASMSLISNLVVYMHTQYNMETTFSVEVFNIWSGFTNFLPLVAAYLADAYIGKFRMLIFGCIASFLGMGFMSLGAGVPSLRPPTCSTLSDCIPIKPTALQLAILYTGLGFFAIGSGSLRPCNIAFGADQFDIKTEKGRAQLESFCNWWYFLFTVALLVSLTAVVYIQTNVSWFLGFIIPTGCFAVSLTIFVFGHGTYIRLKPKGSIICDLLKVILAAIRKHHVDMKEDSELSFYDPPLSSNESEDSRHVKLSHTNRFRFFDKAAVITNQSEIDNNGKSIDNWRLCSLQQVEELKSILTTLPIWLAGIICFLSMGQANSYGILQALQTNKSIGQHFIVPSAWMGLVPMIFISLWILLYEKIYVPLTKKKTLKGKRLSIEQRLGIGIIFSIASMVVAGLVEVRRRSNALKHKTFESHTRIWWLVPQFGLSGLVEAFAAIPMMELLTSYWPESMKTLGGAVFFLSLSIASSLSNVLIKIIVVVTKRNGGTPWLGGNDLNKNRLEYYYYTIAVLGGLNLLYFLFFARFFLCSEVLQRQGQSEAGDEENNYQQSM from the exons ATGATGCATGAGAGCCATTCTCCTCAAAGGCAAGATGCTTTAACCCTTGAAGGTTTTTCTTCTTCCACCAGAAAGAAAAAAGGAGGATGGAAATCAGTCAAATACATTCTTG GAAACGAGACGTTCGAGAAATTGGCTTCTATGAGTTTGATATCCAACTTAGTTGTTTACATGCATACACAATATAACATGGAAACAACATTTTCAGTTGAGGTTTTCAACATTTGGTCTGGTttcacaaattttcttccattaGTAGCTGCTTATCTTGCAGATGCTTATATTGGAAAGTTTCGTATGCTCATATTTGGCTGCATAGCTTCATTTCTg GGCATGGGATTCATGTCATTAGGTGCCGGTGTACCATCATTAAGACCACCAACCTGCTCCACCCTTTCTGATTGCATACCGATAAAACCAACAGCCTTGCAACTTGCTATCCTATATACGGGACTTGGATTTTTCGCAATAGGCTCAGGAAGCCTAAGACCATGCAACATTGCCTTCGGAGCCGATCAATTCGatataaaaacagaaaaaggaAGAGCTCAACTAGAGAGCTTTTGCAATTGGtggtattttttattcacagtAGCTCTTTTGGTATCTCTCACTGCAGTTGTCTACATTCAAACTAATGTAAGCTGGTTTCTTGGTTTCATCATTCCAACCGGGTGTTTCGCCGTCTCCCTGACCATCTTCGTGTTCGGCCACGGAACTTATATTCGGTTAAAGCCGAAAGGGAGCATCATATGTGACTTGTTGAAAGTAATTCTTGCTGCAATTAGGAAACATCATGTTGATATGAAGGAAGATTCCGAACTCTCATTTTATGATCCACCATTAAGTTCTAATGAGTCAGAAGATTCAAGACATGTGAAACTTTCTCACACAAATAGGTTTAGATTTTTCGATAAAGCCGCGGTGATTACAAACCAAAGCGAAATTGACAACAATGGAAAATCAATAGATAATTGGAGGTTATGCAGTTTACAACAAGTGGAAGAATTGAAATCAATATTAACAACTTTACCAATTTGGTTAGCAGGCATTATATGCTTTCTTTCAATGGGACAAGCAAATTCTTATGGAATTTTACAAGCAttacaaacaaataaatcaatcGGTCAGCATTTTATCGTTCCTTCAGCTTGGATGGGATTAGTACCaatgatttttatttccttatGGATTCTGCTTTATGAGAAAATCTATGTCCCTTTAACTAAGAAAAAAACCTTGAAAGGTAAAAGGTTATCAATTGAACAAAGGTTAGGAATAGGAATTATATTTTCCATTGCTTCTATGGTGGTTGCCGGACTAGTAGAAGTGCGTCGTCGCAGCAACGCATTGAAACACAAAACTTTTGAATCACATACAAGAATTTGGTGGCTTGTTCCACAATTTGGTTTATCTGGTTTGGTCGAAGCATTTGCCGCAATTCCTATGATGGAGTTGTTAACTTCATATTGGCCTGAAAGTATGAAAACATTAGGTGGTGCAGTGTTTTTTCTAAGTTTATCTATTGCAAGTTCATTGAGCAATGTTCTTATAAAGATTATTGTGGTTGTGACAAAGAGGAATGGTGGAACACCTTGGTTAGGTGGTAATGATTTGAATAAGAATAGGCTTGAGTATTATTACTATACTATTGCTGTTCTTGGAGGGTtgaatttgttgtattttttgttCTTTGCTCGTTTTTTTCTATGTAGTGAGGTGTTACAGAGACAGGGTCAAAGTGAAGcaggagatgaagaaaataattatcAACAATCAATGTGA
- the LOC11405815 gene encoding protein MIZU-KUSSEI 1, which yields MAIDTLRRFFLPCFTPTTITKPYTTTTTNQTKKNRSSTSLNQATSPCSSTSSSATAPPRPSKQMVIGTIFGNRRGHVWFCIQTDRTHVKPILLLELPISTNSLVHEMRNGLVRIALESTTTTSSPTCPLRSIPLFTAFCNGRKAGFAARRRAGDSVRNILQTMQCVTVGAGVIPSGFGSDSEELMYMRANFEHVVGNADSESFHLINPDESTGQELSVFLLRSRLGNNR from the coding sequence atggcCATCGACACTCTCCGTCGATTCTTTCTCCCTTGTTTCACCCCAACAACCATCACAAAACCCTACACCACCACCACAACCAACCAAACCAAGAAAAACCGCTCAAGCACCTCCCTAAACCAAGCAACCTCTCCATGCTCCTCTACCTCCTCCTCCGCCACCGCACCAcctcgtccttccaaacaaaTGGTCATCGGAACCATCTTCGGTAACCGTCGCGGCCATGTCTGGTTCTGCATCCAAACCGACCGTACACACGTCAAACCCATCCTCCTTCTTGAACTCCCTATCTCCACAAACTCCCTCGTCCACGAAATGCGCAACGGCCTCGTTCGCATTGCCCTAgaatccaccaccaccacttcGTCCCCCACCTGCCCCCTCCGCTCCATTCCTCTCTTTACCGCCTTCTGCAACGGCCGTAAAGCAGGTTTCGCAGCCCGTCGCCGAGCCGGAGACAGTGTCCGCAACATACTACAAACCATGCAGTGTGTCACCGTCGGTGCAGGTGTTATACCTTCAGGTTTTGGGTCAGATTCTGAAGAGCTTATGTATATGCGTGCAAATTTCGAACATGTTGTGGGAAATGCTGATTCTGAATCGTTTCATCTTATAAACCCTGATGAATCCACTGGTCAAGAACTCAGCGTTTTTTTGCTACGATCTCGCCTCGGAAACAATCGTTAA